In the Aggregatilinea lenta genome, TAGCGGCGACACAATTTCGATCATTGACCCTTCCCCGGTACGGAATGTTCGGGTCTTGCTCCCCTTCTCCCTGGGGGAGAAGGGGCCGGGGGATGTGGGTTTGCGAACACAATACGAGGGCACTATGGACTTCAAATTCGACGGCACGGTATGGAAGTACGGCGATAACGTCGATACGGACGTGATCATCCCGGCACGCTACCTGAACACCACCGACGCGGCGACGCTGGCGCAGCACTGCATGGAAGACATCGATCAGGTGTTTGCCCAGCAGGTCAGCCCCGGCGACATCATCGTCGGCGGGCGCAACTTCGGCTGCGGCTCCAGCCGCGAGCATGCCCCGATCAGCATCAAGGGCGCCGGTGTCTCGTGCATCATCGCGGAATCGTTCGCGCGGATCTTCTTCCGCAACGCGATCAACATCGGCCTGCCGATTCTGGAATGCCCCGAAGCCGCGCTTGCCGCGCAAAAGGGCGACCGCCTGAGCGTGGACCTGATCGCGGGCAAGATCACCAACCACCGCACCGGTGAGACGTATCAGGCCAGCCCCTACAACGGCATGGTGCTGAAGATCATCGAAGTGGGCGGTCTGGTGCCGTACACGCGCAACGTGCTGGGCATTAACATTACCAACTAGCGGAGCGGGCCGTGCGCCTGCTCCGCAAGGGGCAGGCGCGCGCCGCACGTGTGTGTTCACCTGCCCCTTACGTGGAGCGTTCGAATCCCGTGGGGGGCACTTCATGAACTGCCCCACCCGACAATAAATTCGCATTCACCCATTTACATTCAGTGAGAGAGGCAGATCATGAACACGGTAGAAGTCTACGACACGACGCTCCGCGACGGCACGCAGGGCGAAAACATCTCCCTTTCGGTGGACGATAAGCTCAGGATCACGCAGCTTCTGGACGACTTCGGCGTGACCTACATCGAAGGCGGCTGGCCCGGCTCCAACCCCAAGGACGCGGCCTACTTCCAGCGCGCGAAGGATCTCACTCTGACGCACGCCAAAATCACCGCGTTCGGCATGACCTGCCGCGTGGGCGGTTCGCCCCACGACGACGCG is a window encoding:
- a CDS encoding 3-isopropylmalate dehydratase small subunit, producing the protein MDFKFDGTVWKYGDNVDTDVIIPARYLNTTDAATLAQHCMEDIDQVFAQQVSPGDIIVGGRNFGCGSSREHAPISIKGAGVSCIIAESFARIFFRNAINIGLPILECPEAALAAQKGDRLSVDLIAGKITNHRTGETYQASPYNGMVLKIIEVGGLVPYTRNVLGINITN